A genomic segment from bacterium encodes:
- a CDS encoding DUF167 domain-containing protein — MSVNFKIKVIPKASKNEILELTDGLLKIKVTAPPVEGAANEAVIKLLARKLGLKKSQIAIVQGQKSKIKTIELNGVNEDELSRYIELAKNRV; from the coding sequence ATGAGTGTGAATTTTAAAATCAAGGTAATCCCTAAAGCCTCGAAAAATGAGATATTGGAACTGACAGACGGGTTATTAAAAATAAAAGTTACTGCTCCACCAGTTGAGGGAGCGGCAAATGAAGCGGTTATAAAACTATTAGCCAGAAAATTAGGCTTAAAAAAGTCACAAATTGCTATTGTTCAGGGGCAAAAATCAAAGATTAAAACGATTGAACTAAATGGAGTAAATGAAGATGAACTATCAAGATACATTGAACTTGCCAAAAACAGAGTTTAA
- a CDS encoding energy-coupling factor transporter transmembrane component T encodes MAIYLYLDKQTPIHNLNPITKIISLILLFALSLVFNHPGYLLVVLGFTLLIGYKSQCLENIWRIKTLLMWLGIMCPVMWSFFIKGETVLWEFGFLSVSKESLLYGLGMSFRLIMMAISGMIFISCITVEEFTWGLNRFGLPFRVSFALSLAFRLVPTFAQVLETIVQAQLARGLELDKGGMITRSKKYIPLIIPTLAYAIKKADLLAQALESKGFGSKEPRSQYLEFKISSIDYCVMALLFCLLIFSVLLRVGGFGGVIDRL; translated from the coding sequence ATTGCCATATATCTTTATTTAGATAAACAAACCCCAATACATAACTTAAATCCTATTACTAAAATTATAAGTCTAATCCTTCTTTTTGCCTTAAGCTTAGTTTTTAACCATCCTGGTTATTTATTAGTGGTGTTGGGATTTACTCTTTTGATTGGATACAAAAGCCAATGTTTAGAAAACATCTGGCGAATAAAGACACTTCTTATGTGGCTGGGGATTATGTGTCCGGTGATGTGGTCTTTTTTTATAAAAGGAGAAACTGTTCTCTGGGAGTTTGGTTTTTTATCTGTATCTAAAGAATCCCTTCTTTATGGCCTGGGGATGAGTTTTAGATTGATAATGATGGCTATTTCAGGGATGATATTCATTTCTTGTATCACGGTAGAGGAGTTTACCTGGGGATTAAACAGATTTGGATTGCCGTTTCGGGTTAGTTTTGCGTTATCACTTGCTTTTAGATTAGTGCCAACTTTTGCTCAAGTATTGGAGACAATTGTGCAGGCTCAATTAGCCCGTGGATTAGAGTTAGACAAAGGTGGAATGATTACAAGGAGTAAAAAATATATCCCTTTGATTATTCCTACTCTTGCTTATGCGATTAAAAAAGCAGACCTATTGGCTCAAGCATTAGAATCAAAAGGATTTGGTAGTAAAGAACCACGCTCACAGTATCTTGAATTTAAAATCTCGAGTATAGATTATTGTGTTATGGCGTTATTGTTTTGTTTGCTTATTTTCTCTGTTTTACTCAGGGTAGGTGGATTTGGAGGAGTAATTGATAGACTTTAA
- the purS gene encoding phosphoribosylformylglycinamidine synthase subunit PurS, whose amino-acid sequence MSLAKIYITLKKTVLDPQGVTVKKALESLGYQGIEDVRVGKYLEIKATGLNTQTIEQMCDRLLANPVIEDYRFEIEEVK is encoded by the coding sequence ATGTCATTAGCCAAAATTTATATTACTTTAAAAAAAACTGTTTTAGACCCGCAAGGTGTTACGGTAAAAAAAGCCCTTGAATCACTTGGTTATCAAGGAATAGAAGATGTTCGAGTGGGAAAATATTTAGAGATAAAAGCCACTGGATTAAATACACAGACGATTGAGCAAATGTGCGACCGACTCCTGGCTAATCCGGTGATTGAAGATTATAGGTTTGAAATAGAGGAGGTGAAATAA
- a CDS encoding TIR domain-containing protein, producing the protein MAKRRIFISFDHDDTSQVLGFMGLRNIIDNFDFYNHKLDRRINSRDKDYVCRVIRDEYIKPASVTVVLIGNNTANSPWVKWEIEESKRQDKGILGIYLKDSRGNVPVGIPSNAVGSWQPDKFADWIEWAYQQSRK; encoded by the coding sequence ATGGCTAAAAGAAGAATATTTATTAGTTTTGATCATGATGATACTTCACAAGTCTTGGGTTTTATGGGGTTGCGAAATATAATTGACAATTTTGATTTTTATAATCACAAACTTGATAGAAGAATAAATAGTCGCGATAAGGACTATGTCTGTAGAGTTATTAGAGATGAGTATATTAAGCCAGCATCAGTAACAGTTGTTCTTATTGGTAACAATACTGCTAATAGTCCATGGGTGAAATGGGAAATCGAAGAAAGTAAACGACAGGACAAAGGTATCTTAGGAATTTATTTAAAGGATAGCCGAGGCAATGTCCCGGTTGGTATTCCTTCAAATGCTGTTGGTAGCTGGCAACCTGATAAATTTGCAGATTGGATTGAATGGGCATATCAACAATCAAGGAAATAG
- the ileS gene encoding isoleucine--tRNA ligase has protein sequence MNYQDTLNLPKTEFKMKADLPKREPDILKSWQELDIYNTLRQERKDNPKYVLHDGPPYANGDIHMGHALNKILKDIIVKYKSMKGFNAPYVPGWDCHGLPIEYKVVAETKDSDKLTKMEIRKICRDYAIYFAGVQKEEFKRLGILGDWERPYLTLTNDYSAAVIEVFKELVEKGYIYKSKKPVYWCATCGTALAEAEVEYKEVSSPSIFVKFPIKPTAKWEEFQSKILLRNILRIQNPSILIWTTTPWTLLANVAIALNPQFEYSLIKVEGENLIMARELIESTLTAAGKKDYEELATFRGDELEGIVCQHPFIERDSLVILGSHVTREQGTGCVHTAPGHGLDDYEVGFKYNLPVIAPVDSNGKFTNEGDEFAGLNVFSANKHIIEKIHSLGKLFHQETITHSYPHCWRCKHKIIFRATDQWFIRLENDELRQKTLKAIEDVTWVPAWGEERFYNTVNLRADWCISRQRAWGVPIPAFYCTNCQQTLLDSNIIEMIKNQIREQGIDIWFEKDADSFLPEGIKCKECGGNKFRKEEDIIDVWFESGVSHRAVLKKSQELTFPADLYLEGSDQHRGWFQSSILTSMATEKIPPYKAVLTHGFMLDEEGKAMSKSMGNVISPLNIIDKYGADILRLWVISEDYRGDVRLGQEILTRMGESYRKIRNTFRFMLGNLYDFNPSKDKIAYPDLMRIDKWVCHQLTLLIQKVTDAYEKFEFHLIYHLILNFCSSFLSALYLDILKDRLYTLAADSKKRRSAQTVMYEITTSLTKLLAPVLSFTSEEIWQNLIIEDKKTSVHLTLFPTPNLKYLDETTAEQWEEILDVREKVSKALEEARASGLIGSSLEAQVILTYPPEKENLLREYEDELRFVFIVSYVELIKGEELKVEVKRAKGSKCSRCWNYSEAVGSFTPHPTLCERCIKVVSHGNW, from the coding sequence ATGAACTATCAAGATACATTGAACTTGCCAAAAACAGAGTTTAAAATGAAGGCAGACTTGCCTAAAAGAGAGCCGGATATTTTAAAATCCTGGCAAGAATTAGATATCTATAATACCCTACGCCAGGAGAGAAAAGACAATCCCAAATATGTCTTACATGATGGTCCTCCTTATGCCAATGGTGACATCCACATGGGTCATGCCTTAAATAAAATATTAAAGGATATTATCGTTAAGTATAAATCAATGAAAGGATTTAATGCCCCGTATGTGCCGGGCTGGGATTGCCACGGATTGCCGATTGAGTATAAAGTCGTTGCTGAAACAAAAGATAGTGATAAATTAACGAAAATGGAGATTCGCAAGATTTGTCGAGATTATGCCATTTATTTTGCTGGTGTGCAAAAAGAGGAATTTAAAAGACTGGGAATATTAGGGGACTGGGAAAGACCTTATTTGACATTAACCAATGACTATTCCGCCGCGGTCATTGAGGTGTTTAAAGAATTAGTCGAAAAAGGGTATATCTACAAAAGTAAGAAACCTGTCTATTGGTGTGCGACCTGTGGCACGGCTTTAGCTGAGGCTGAGGTGGAATATAAAGAGGTTTCCTCCCCTTCTATCTTTGTCAAATTCCCCATAAAACCAACGGCTAAATGGGAAGAATTTCAATCCAAAATTTTGCTTCGCAACATTCTTCGAATTCAAAATCCCTCCATACTCATCTGGACGACTACCCCCTGGACACTTCTGGCGAATGTTGCCATTGCTCTCAATCCACAATTTGAGTATTCACTTATTAAAGTAGAGGGTGAAAACTTAATTATGGCTCGGGAACTAATTGAATCAACATTAACCGCCGCAGGGAAAAAGGACTATGAAGAATTAGCCACATTCAGAGGAGATGAATTAGAGGGAATTGTTTGCCAACACCCATTTATTGAGCGTGATTCGCTGGTTATTTTAGGTTCTCATGTCACCAGGGAACAGGGCACAGGATGTGTTCATACTGCTCCAGGACATGGGTTAGACGATTATGAGGTCGGATTCAAATATAACCTGCCTGTTATTGCCCCGGTAGATAGTAATGGTAAATTTACGAATGAAGGAGATGAATTTGCTGGCTTAAATGTCTTTTCTGCTAATAAACATATCATTGAAAAAATACACTCACTTGGAAAACTCTTTCATCAAGAGACAATTACGCATTCTTATCCTCATTGTTGGAGATGTAAGCATAAAATTATTTTTCGTGCCACAGACCAATGGTTTATCCGATTAGAAAATGATGAATTACGACAAAAAACACTTAAGGCAATTGAGGATGTTACCTGGGTTCCTGCCTGGGGTGAAGAACGATTTTATAATACAGTGAATTTGCGGGCTGATTGGTGTATCTCAAGACAGCGGGCATGGGGTGTGCCAATTCCTGCTTTTTATTGCACAAATTGCCAGCAAACCCTTCTGGATTCAAATATAATTGAGATGATTAAAAATCAAATCCGAGAGCAAGGGATTGACATTTGGTTTGAGAAAGATGCAGATTCCTTTTTGCCTGAAGGAATAAAGTGTAAAGAATGTGGAGGTAACAAATTCAGAAAGGAAGAGGACATTATTGATGTCTGGTTTGAATCCGGGGTAAGCCATCGGGCGGTGCTTAAAAAGAGCCAAGAACTTACCTTCCCGGCTGACCTTTATTTAGAAGGCTCTGACCAACACCGTGGCTGGTTTCAATCCTCAATACTTACCTCAATGGCAACGGAAAAAATACCACCATACAAAGCCGTCTTAACTCACGGATTTATGTTGGATGAGGAAGGAAAGGCAATGAGCAAATCTATGGGAAATGTTATCTCCCCATTGAATATTATTGACAAATATGGGGCGGATATTTTAAGGTTATGGGTAATCTCAGAAGATTATCGCGGGGATGTCCGATTAGGACAGGAAATACTTACCCGAATGGGTGAATCTTATCGAAAAATACGCAATACATTTAGATTTATGCTGGGAAACCTTTATGATTTTAATCCATCAAAAGATAAGATTGCATATCCAGACCTGATGCGGATTGATAAATGGGTATGCCATCAATTGACATTGCTAATTCAGAAGGTAACAGATGCCTATGAGAAATTTGAATTTCATCTCATCTATCATTTGATACTTAATTTCTGCTCAAGTTTCCTGAGTGCGTTATATTTGGATATACTTAAAGATAGGCTTTATACCCTTGCCGCAGACTCAAAAAAAAGAAGATCAGCCCAAACCGTGATGTATGAAATTACTACTTCGTTGACTAAACTGTTGGCGCCTGTTTTAAGTTTTACCTCAGAAGAAATATGGCAAAATTTGATTATTGAAGATAAAAAAACAAGTGTGCATTTAACCCTGTTTCCAACACCAAATTTAAAATATTTAGATGAAACTACCGCAGAACAATGGGAGGAAATTCTGGATGTCCGAGAGAAGGTCAGTAAGGCATTGGAAGAGGCAAGAGCCAGTGGCTTAATTGGCTCATCATTAGAGGCACAGGTAATTTTGACTTATCCCCCTGAAAAGGAAAATCTACTTAGAGAATACGAAGATGAATTAAGATTTGTCTTTATTGTCTCTTATGTCGAGTTGATAAAAGGGGAGGAACTAAAAGTCGAGGTAAAAAGGGCTAAAGGGAGTAAATGCAGTCGTTGTTGGAATTACAGCGAGGCAGTTGGAAGTTTTACCCCACATCCAACTCTTTGTGAACGATGTATTAAAGTGGTCTCGCATGGTAACTGGTAA
- the lspA gene encoding signal peptidase II, with the protein MKKNCATILIATIVLILDRITKFIVQQTMSEGETIPIWQDIFSLSYIQNEGIAFGFLADYGQLLVVTTTLIIGIIVFLLFRLKSINYWTADAFGLVLGGAMGNLWDRLSVGGVIDFIDIGYKDYRWPAFNLADASICIGVFMLLLTKKEK; encoded by the coding sequence TTGAAAAAGAACTGTGCCACTATTCTAATTGCCACTATTGTTTTAATATTAGATAGGATAACTAAATTCATCGTTCAACAAACTATGTCTGAAGGAGAAACTATCCCTATCTGGCAGGATATATTTTCTTTATCTTATATACAAAATGAAGGCATAGCCTTTGGCTTTCTGGCTGATTATGGACAATTGTTGGTCGTTACAACCACGCTGATTATCGGGATAATTGTATTCTTACTATTCAGGCTTAAATCTATAAATTATTGGACAGCAGATGCCTTTGGATTGGTTTTAGGTGGTGCTATGGGGAATTTATGGGATAGGCTCTCAGTCGGCGGTGTAATTGACTTCATAGATATTGGATATAAAGATTATCGCTGGCCAGCATTTAATTTAGCCGATGCAAGTATTTGTATTGGGGTTTTTATGTTATTATTAACCAAGAAAGAGAAATAG
- a CDS encoding TraR/DksA C4-type zinc finger protein, giving the protein MEKEKLEQYKTKLFELREIHQKEKEFVEEGYLRNSQRDASGDLSAYSIHMADVAADSYERDKDAGLANNLNNILYEINEALYRVEKGEYGICESCHRPINEERLQAMPYARLCIECKKRGEKKED; this is encoded by the coding sequence ATGGAAAAAGAAAAATTAGAACAATACAAAACCAAATTATTCGAATTACGAGAGATTCATCAAAAAGAAAAAGAATTTGTGGAGGAGGGATATTTACGGAATTCCCAACGCGATGCCTCTGGAGATTTATCTGCTTACTCAATTCATATGGCAGATGTTGCCGCTGATAGCTATGAACGCGATAAAGATGCCGGATTAGCCAATAATCTGAACAACATCTTATATGAAATTAATGAGGCACTTTACCGGGTAGAAAAAGGCGAATATGGAATATGTGAATCTTGCCATCGCCCAATTAATGAAGAACGTCTCCAGGCTATGCCCTATGCCCGATTGTGCATTGAGTGTAAAAAGAGGGGAGAGAAGAAAGAAGATTAA
- a CDS encoding DNA methyltransferase yields MYKASDVFSDTDRIFCAEQPAKYETRKLIPFYYNSEKKIKLFNGDALHLLKKIPDSCIDMIFADPPYFGNQSGLIIKRTDGHAETFDTQKAKFAYSKSLQYQFEFHYTWLKEAQRVLKDGSTIWITGTYHSIGVVNVVLQDLGFKILNDIIIHKINAPPNFKGSCFRAVTETMLWAKKNFKGKTKFNYWTMKQLNGGVQMKNLWEYWAEKNPFRHPATKQPIILEYAILAGSHEGDLILDPFAGSGTTGFVAQGLNRKCVMIEIDRNYCQLIKSRIEGKYGQFKRKTKN; encoded by the coding sequence ATGTATAAAGCATCTGATGTTTTCAGTGATACAGATAGAATCTTTTGTGCTGAACAACCTGCAAAATATGAAACAAGAAAACTTATACCTTTTTATTACAATTCTGAGAAGAAGATTAAACTTTTTAATGGGGATGCATTACATCTTCTCAAGAAAATACCTGATAGTTGCATTGATATGATTTTTGCTGACCCACCTTATTTTGGAAATCAATCAGGATTGATTATTAAGCGTACTGACGGACATGCAGAAACCTTTGATACTCAAAAGGCGAAATTTGCTTACTCAAAATCGCTTCAATATCAGTTTGAGTTTCATTACACCTGGTTGAAAGAGGCTCAAAGAGTCTTAAAAGATGGTTCTACCATCTGGATAACAGGTACATATCATAGCATTGGAGTAGTAAATGTTGTCCTTCAGGATTTGGGGTTCAAGATTCTCAATGATATAATCATTCATAAAATAAATGCTCCCCCTAATTTTAAGGGGTCATGTTTCAGAGCAGTTACTGAAACTATGCTTTGGGCTAAAAAAAATTTTAAAGGTAAAACTAAATTTAACTACTGGACAATGAAACAATTGAATGGCGGGGTTCAGATGAAAAATCTTTGGGAATATTGGGCAGAGAAGAATCCATTTAGACACCCCGCTACTAAACAACCAATTATTTTAGAATATGCAATATTGGCAGGTTCTCACGAAGGAGATTTGATTCTTGACCCATTTGCTGGTTCAGGAACTACTGGTTTTGTGGCTCAAGGACTAAACCGAAAATGTGTTATGATAGAGATAGACCGTAATTATTGTCAGCTTATCAAAAGCAGGATAGAGGGAAAATATGGACAATTCAAAAGAAAAACAAAAAATTAA